The following proteins are encoded in a genomic region of Flammeovirga pectinis:
- a CDS encoding LysR substrate-binding domain-containing protein — MKSHFRLHVFYEVVQRQSFTKASEVLGISQPAVTKHVRALEEEYQLPLLERKGVIIHLTQAGEILKAYCEKIFSLERQLTFEMDALKDHQGGTIRIGASTTIAQYIIPSVIAEFQQKVKDAKVEIKSGNTEAIENWLIEDKIDIGMIEGSPHRGGLKYIPFLNDELVLVASSKFNKLQTIELKDIFSKPIVMREQGSGTRKIIEYALKDEALSINDLNIIIELDTTESIKRYIASSPNYAILSIYSILDELNRDQLQIIDIENFEMNRKLHFVIREGGSIGLGNKFMDYTMLHYNKR, encoded by the coding sequence ATGAAATCACATTTTAGATTACATGTTTTCTACGAAGTCGTTCAACGTCAGAGTTTTACAAAAGCTTCTGAAGTACTCGGTATTTCACAACCTGCTGTTACTAAACATGTTAGAGCTTTAGAAGAAGAGTATCAACTCCCATTACTTGAAAGAAAGGGGGTTATTATCCATTTAACACAAGCTGGTGAAATATTAAAAGCTTACTGCGAAAAGATTTTCAGCTTAGAAAGGCAACTAACTTTTGAAATGGATGCTTTAAAAGATCATCAAGGGGGTACAATTCGTATTGGGGCTAGTACTACAATTGCTCAATATATTATACCTAGTGTGATTGCGGAATTTCAACAAAAAGTAAAAGATGCCAAAGTTGAAATCAAAAGTGGAAATACAGAAGCTATTGAAAACTGGCTTATAGAAGATAAAATAGATATTGGAATGATTGAAGGTTCTCCACATAGAGGAGGGTTAAAATATATTCCATTTTTGAACGATGAACTAGTATTAGTTGCATCATCAAAGTTTAATAAGCTACAAACAATAGAGCTTAAAGATATTTTCTCTAAACCAATAGTTATGAGAGAACAAGGAAGTGGAACAAGGAAAATTATTGAATATGCTTTAAAAGATGAAGCTCTTTCTATTAATGATTTAAATATAATTATTGAATTAGACACTACTGAAAGTATTAAACGCTACATCGCATCTTCTCCTAACTATGCTATTTTATCTATTTACTCTATTCTTGATGAATTGAATAGAGACCAACTTCAAATAATAGATATTGAAAATTTTGAGATGAACAGAAAATTGCATTTTGTTATAAGAGAAGGTGGCTCTATAGGCTTAGGTAACAAATTTATGGACTATACTATGCTTCATTATAACAAAAGGTAA
- a CDS encoding YeiH family protein — protein sequence MNNISIQNIKSNPTINKVVYITLALLTLTPWVSTAAALFSGIFFAIFFKLPNQQLNKKISSSLLKWSVVFLGFGLNATDAIKTGSEGSLITFTSIALTLTLGGILGRKFGLDKTIYRLIASGTAICGGSAIAAMAPALKADERQISVAMGTVFILNAVALVLFPIVGNYLDMSQNQFGWWAALAIHDTSAVVGAAQAYGEEALKIATTVKLTRALWIVPISLIAAFSQSGKINFKTMPTFILGFVIAMLINSYFPSTHVIAPFCNFIAHKGLALSLFTIGCTLDLDSVKHVGTKPMYQGIILWCCASVVSLIAVLHIFK from the coding sequence ATGAATAATATATCGATTCAAAATATTAAATCTAATCCAACTATAAATAAAGTTGTTTATATAACTTTAGCCTTACTAACATTAACTCCTTGGGTATCTACAGCTGCTGCATTATTTAGCGGTATTTTCTTTGCTATTTTCTTTAAATTACCCAACCAACAATTAAATAAAAAAATTAGTAGTAGTCTTTTAAAATGGTCTGTAGTCTTTTTAGGTTTTGGCTTAAACGCTACTGATGCTATAAAAACAGGTTCTGAAGGATCTTTAATTACCTTTACAAGTATTGCTTTAACTTTAACTCTAGGAGGAATTTTAGGTAGAAAGTTTGGGCTAGATAAAACAATTTATAGACTTATCGCTTCTGGTACTGCAATATGTGGTGGTAGTGCTATTGCTGCAATGGCTCCAGCATTAAAAGCAGACGAAAGACAGATTTCTGTAGCTATGGGAACAGTCTTTATTTTAAACGCTGTGGCATTAGTTCTCTTCCCTATAGTTGGTAACTATTTAGATATGTCGCAAAACCAATTTGGTTGGTGGGCAGCATTGGCTATTCATGATACTAGTGCTGTAGTGGGTGCTGCACAAGCCTATGGAGAAGAAGCATTAAAAATTGCGACAACAGTTAAATTAACAAGAGCTTTATGGATTGTTCCAATCTCATTAATTGCAGCCTTTAGTCAATCTGGTAAAATTAATTTTAAAACAATGCCTACATTTATTTTAGGTTTTGTGATTGCGATGCTCATCAATTCATACTTTCCTAGTACGCATGTAATTGCTCCTTTCTGTAATTTTATTGCTCATAAAGGTTTGGCATTATCATTATTTACAATTGGTTGTACATTAGATTTAGATAGCGTGAAACATGTAGGTACTAAACCAATGTACCAAGGTATTATACTTTGGTGTTGTGCTTCTGTAGTATCTTTAATTGCAGTATTGCATATATTTAAGTAA
- a CDS encoding AsmA family protein, giving the protein MNISHTKKNIIIGSLTLVLLPIVIFLAIRFGTYRLEKLATDTLKEIAIGKKGKGYFVNFQDFDINWSASKIKAIGITIIPNITDNNNNWINGSVDTLSIQFKNIFTSAILGEVNLEHIRIIHPNIQYFWAYQAKKGTTKKTTTKHSPIPKFDVLSKRLSTIGISSIEITNTEFNGYAVDKNNQHKHIFHSEQNFLIEGIEFNLDENNINKIINIKTFLFSCGPTFMRKDGSLYGYKFDSLVINNQNDFITLSKFKLHPLYSDKVFFDISGNQTDKMTLEIEELKGSGFKTKHLFNKDMIALNKISVHQLNYDIYRDKNYKEDTSKYKELPNRLLKRMKIDIQIDTININQSAISYREKSKDADHPGILRLTKIDGSIHNINSTSNSPIDIDLKFNFLGKYPAYLKSSISLDTTSNWFLKADGHISKFPLVALNTFTHNNLGVLFQRGYSKKINFNLTLNNDIGRGNLDFFYNDLKLKVTGKNDMKVSFVESLAGFAANNIVAYKNNWDDKRARHAPLYFKRVTYKSPIHYLIHTILSGATTSVIGSYAQLPPDERKEYKQRKKSTHQ; this is encoded by the coding sequence ATGAATATATCCCATACTAAAAAGAATATTATCATTGGTTCTCTTACCCTAGTACTATTACCTATTGTTATATTTTTAGCTATTAGGTTTGGTACTTATAGATTAGAAAAATTAGCTACAGATACTTTAAAGGAGATTGCAATAGGAAAGAAAGGCAAAGGATATTTTGTCAATTTTCAAGATTTTGATATCAATTGGTCAGCAAGTAAAATTAAAGCAATTGGAATTACTATTATTCCTAATATTACTGATAATAATAATAATTGGATCAATGGCTCTGTTGATACACTTAGTATTCAATTCAAGAATATCTTTACTAGTGCTATTTTAGGAGAAGTAAACCTTGAGCACATAAGAATAATACATCCCAATATTCAATATTTTTGGGCTTATCAAGCTAAAAAAGGAACTACTAAAAAGACGACTACAAAGCACTCTCCTATCCCTAAATTTGATGTTCTAAGTAAGAGATTATCTACTATTGGTATATCATCTATAGAAATTACTAATACAGAATTTAATGGATATGCTGTAGATAAAAACAATCAGCATAAACATATATTTCACTCCGAACAGAATTTTTTAATTGAAGGAATTGAATTTAATCTTGATGAAAATAATATCAATAAGATTATCAATATTAAAACCTTTTTGTTCTCTTGTGGGCCTACATTTATGCGAAAAGATGGCAGTCTATATGGGTATAAATTTGATAGTCTAGTGATTAATAATCAAAATGATTTTATTACACTCTCTAAGTTTAAACTACATCCTCTTTATTCAGACAAAGTATTCTTTGATATATCAGGTAACCAAACTGATAAAATGACATTAGAAATTGAGGAGCTAAAGGGATCTGGTTTTAAAACCAAACATCTTTTTAATAAAGATATGATTGCACTGAATAAAATTTCTGTACATCAATTAAACTACGATATCTACAGAGATAAAAATTATAAAGAAGATACTTCAAAATATAAGGAATTGCCCAATAGACTACTCAAGAGAATGAAAATTGATATACAAATTGACACTATCAATATAAATCAAAGTGCAATTTCTTATAGAGAGAAAAGTAAAGATGCAGACCACCCTGGTATACTTCGCTTAACTAAAATTGATGGTAGTATTCATAATATTAATTCAACCAGTAATTCTCCAATCGATATTGATTTAAAATTTAATTTCCTAGGCAAGTACCCAGCTTATTTAAAATCATCTATCTCTTTAGATACTACCTCCAATTGGTTTTTAAAAGCAGATGGTCACATATCAAAATTTCCTCTTGTTGCATTAAATACTTTTACTCATAACAATCTAGGTGTTCTATTTCAGAGAGGGTATTCGAAAAAAATAAATTTTAATTTAACGCTAAATAATGATATTGGCAGAGGTAATTTAGATTTCTTTTACAATGATTTAAAACTGAAAGTAACCGGTAAAAATGACATGAAAGTTAGTTTTGTAGAATCTTTAGCTGGTTTTGCTGCTAATAATATTGTTGCTTATAAAAATAATTGGGATGATAAAAGAGCTAGACATGCCCCTTTATATTTTAAGAGAGTGACCTATAAATCTCCAATCCATTATCTAATACATACTATCTTATCTGGAGCTACAACCTCTGTAATAGGTTCTTATGCACAGTTGCCTCCAGATGAAAGGAAAGAGTACAAGCAACGTAAAAAATCTACTCACCAATAA
- a CDS encoding secondary thiamine-phosphate synthase enzyme YjbQ: MVIQKEIQLKPYSRGYHIITEEVFSKIPEIKGYTGILQVFIKHTSASLTINENADPSVRTDFESHFNRVHPENAPYYEHTYEGADDMPAHLKTATLGTSVSIPISNGRPLLGTWQGIYLGEHRNRGGARSLVITFIGE, from the coding sequence ATGGTTATTCAAAAAGAAATTCAACTAAAGCCTTACTCAAGAGGTTATCATATTATTACAGAGGAAGTATTTTCTAAAATCCCAGAAATTAAAGGGTATACGGGTATTTTACAGGTGTTTATAAAACATACTTCTGCATCACTTACTATAAACGAAAATGCAGACCCATCTGTAAGAACAGATTTTGAAAGTCATTTTAATAGAGTACACCCAGAAAATGCTCCTTATTATGAACATACCTATGAAGGCGCAGATGATATGCCTGCTCATTTAAAAACAGCAACTCTAGGCACATCAGTTTCTATTCCAATTAGTAATGGGAGACCTCTACTAGGTACTTGGCAAGGTATATACCTAGGTGAGCATAGAAATAGAGGAGGAGCAAGGTCTCTAGTAATTACATTTATTGGTGAGTAG
- a CDS encoding TlpA family protein disulfide reductase: MKKKLILPVLGAIITLVLASFTFLPTNDKELYTFKDLNGKEVDFTQFEGKYVYIDVWASWCGPCLREIPSLQSLEKKHHGKDVVFVSLSVDQDTEAWKKMVTKKALEGNQFHFADNNNFVQKFNIQSIPRFILLDKKGKVKEADAPRPSSPEIETLFEKLGI; the protein is encoded by the coding sequence ATGAAAAAGAAATTAATCCTCCCAGTTTTAGGGGCAATCATCACATTAGTATTAGCAAGTTTTACATTTTTACCAACTAATGATAAAGAGCTATATACTTTTAAAGATTTGAACGGTAAAGAAGTAGACTTTACACAATTTGAAGGTAAATACGTTTACATAGATGTTTGGGCATCTTGGTGTGGACCTTGTTTAAGAGAGATTCCTTCTTTACAAAGTTTAGAGAAAAAACACCATGGTAAAGATGTAGTTTTTGTGAGTTTATCTGTTGATCAAGATACAGAAGCATGGAAAAAAATGGTGACTAAAAAAGCATTAGAAGGTAATCAATTTCACTTTGCAGACAATAATAATTTTGTTCAAAAGTTCAATATTCAATCTATACCTAGATTTATTTTATTAGATAAAAAAGGTAAAGTAAAAGAGGCTGATGCTCCAAGACCATCAAGCCCAGAAATTGAAACGTTATTTGAAAAATTAGGGATTTAG
- the htpG gene encoding molecular chaperone HtpG, which produces MASKGSISVNTENIFPIIKKFLYSDHDIFLRELVANAVDATQKLQKLASMGEFNGELGDLTIQVDVDKEAKTISITDRGLGMTEEEVEKYINQVAFSGATEFVEKFKDVDTSTIIGKFGLGFYSAFMVADNVDVITKSFKDEPAVKWECDGSTTYEITPSDKTERGTTIVLHVNEDSEEFVDEQRLRQILDRYSKFMPIPIQVGVDKRTEKEGEGDDAKDVEIVEPHIINKNEPLWTKDPKTLTDEDYLNFYKELYPMSEEPLFWIHLNVDYPFELTGILYFPKVSEDITPHKDKIQLYSRQVFITDNVEEIMPEFLRLMHGVIDSPDIPLNVSRSYLQSDANVKKISSYVTRKVSDRLSSLFKNDRENYEKKWESIGLFVKYGMMTDDKFFDKAKKFCLFENIDGKKFTLEEYKEHIASNQVDKDGKSVFLYASDQGTQDTYIQAAKKKGYDVLKMDTMIDNHFVSNTEHKFENVTMKRIDSDTVNNLIETDEKNESVLTEDETKNLVDIFKRALNNDKLEPKVEAMTADELPVMITKPEFMRRMEEMSAMQGGMGGMFGGFPGGDTVTINGNSELVGRILKEENTDAQDKLVKHAYDLAKLSQGNLKGADLTAFINRSLDII; this is translated from the coding sequence ATGGCGTCAAAAGGTTCTATTTCAGTGAATACTGAAAATATCTTTCCGATAATTAAAAAATTCTTGTATTCTGATCACGATATATTTTTACGTGAATTAGTAGCAAACGCAGTAGATGCAACACAGAAACTTCAAAAGTTAGCATCTATGGGAGAGTTCAACGGAGAATTAGGTGATCTAACAATCCAAGTTGATGTAGATAAAGAAGCAAAAACAATCTCTATTACTGACAGAGGTCTTGGTATGACCGAAGAAGAGGTTGAAAAATATATTAATCAAGTAGCATTTTCTGGAGCAACAGAATTTGTTGAGAAATTTAAAGATGTAGATACATCAACTATCATTGGTAAATTCGGTTTAGGTTTCTATTCTGCATTTATGGTTGCTGATAATGTTGATGTTATCACTAAATCTTTTAAAGATGAACCAGCTGTTAAATGGGAATGTGATGGCTCTACAACTTACGAAATCACTCCATCTGACAAAACTGAAAGAGGAACTACTATTGTTCTTCATGTAAACGAAGATTCTGAAGAATTTGTAGACGAGCAACGTTTACGTCAGATCTTAGATCGTTACTCTAAATTTATGCCTATTCCAATTCAAGTAGGTGTTGATAAGAGAACAGAAAAAGAAGGTGAAGGCGATGATGCTAAAGATGTGGAAATTGTAGAACCACATATCATCAATAAAAACGAACCTTTATGGACTAAAGATCCTAAAACATTAACAGATGAGGACTACTTAAACTTCTACAAGGAGTTGTACCCAATGTCTGAAGAGCCTTTATTCTGGATTCACTTAAATGTAGATTATCCATTCGAATTAACTGGTATTCTTTACTTCCCTAAAGTAAGCGAAGATATCACTCCTCATAAAGATAAAATTCAATTGTACTCTCGTCAGGTATTTATTACTGACAATGTAGAGGAAATCATGCCTGAGTTTTTACGCTTAATGCATGGTGTAATTGATTCTCCAGATATTCCATTGAACGTTTCTCGTTCTTACTTACAATCTGATGCTAACGTTAAGAAAATTTCTAGCTACGTTACACGTAAAGTAAGTGATAGATTGAGCAGCTTGTTCAAAAACGATCGTGAGAACTATGAGAAGAAATGGGAAAGCATTGGTCTATTCGTAAAATACGGAATGATGACTGATGACAAGTTCTTTGATAAAGCGAAAAAATTCTGTCTATTTGAAAACATCGATGGAAAGAAATTTACGCTTGAAGAATACAAAGAGCACATTGCTTCTAACCAAGTTGATAAGGATGGTAAATCAGTATTCTTATATGCTTCGGATCAAGGTACACAAGATACTTACATCCAAGCAGCTAAGAAAAAAGGTTATGATGTCTTGAAAATGGACACTATGATTGATAATCACTTTGTTAGCAACACTGAGCATAAGTTCGAAAATGTTACAATGAAGCGTATCGATTCTGATACTGTAAACAACTTGATTGAAACAGATGAGAAAAATGAGTCAGTTTTAACAGAAGATGAAACTAAGAATTTAGTAGATATCTTTAAAAGAGCATTAAACAACGACAAATTAGAGCCTAAAGTTGAAGCTATGACAGCTGATGAACTTCCGGTAATGATTACTAAGCCTGAGTTTATGCGTAGAATGGAAGAAATGTCAGCTATGCAAGGTGGCATGGGTGGTATGTTCGGAGGTTTCCCTGGCGGAGATACTGTAACTATTAACGGTAACAGTGAACTTGTAGGAAGAATCTTGAAAGAAGAAAATACAGATGCTCAAGATAAATTGGTAAAACATGCTTACGATTTAGCAAAACTATCTCAAGGTAACTTGAAAGGTGCTGATCTTACTGCATTTATAAACCGTTCTTTAGATATCATCTAG
- a CDS encoding DEAD/DEAH box helicase — protein MTFESLGVMPSILEALETRGYTTPTPIQEKSIPFILEGRDLQGCAQTGTGKTAAFCIPIIQRLSQNPKKGNKIRTLILTPTRELALQIGESFSEYNENNNLKQLVIFGGVSQEKQVKKLKQGVDVLIATPGRLLDLMQQKFISLSHLEIFVLDEADRMLDMGFIHDIKKILKVLPEKRQSLFFSATMPDSIVQISNRILTNPKKVEVTPVSSTAETIDQFIYYVDKRNKKNLLLKVLEDEAMDSILIFTRTKRGANHIAGTLSDKGIKAEAIHGNKSQTARQRALSNFKDKKIRVLVATDIAARGIDISQLKFVINFEVSDTPETYVHRIGRSGRAGEEGVAYTFADGSELKDVKAIEKLIGKRIPEVRDHSFPMQEKESDIAKSTAKKQKQGQRGKPKGAPKKSRNNSSGGGNGSGSNNRSKARRR, from the coding sequence ATGACATTTGAATCCCTTGGCGTAATGCCATCTATCCTTGAAGCACTTGAAACTCGTGGATATACAACACCAACTCCTATTCAAGAAAAATCTATTCCTTTTATTTTAGAAGGTCGTGATTTACAAGGATGTGCACAAACAGGAACGGGTAAAACTGCCGCTTTCTGTATCCCAATTATTCAGCGTCTTTCTCAGAATCCTAAAAAGGGAAATAAAATTAGAACTTTAATTTTAACTCCTACTAGAGAATTAGCTTTACAAATTGGAGAAAGCTTTAGTGAGTATAATGAGAATAATAATTTAAAGCAGCTTGTTATTTTTGGTGGTGTATCTCAAGAAAAACAAGTAAAAAAATTAAAACAAGGTGTTGACGTTCTAATAGCTACCCCTGGTCGTTTATTAGATTTAATGCAACAAAAATTTATATCACTGTCACATTTAGAAATTTTTGTTCTAGATGAAGCTGACAGAATGTTAGATATGGGTTTTATCCATGACATAAAAAAAATATTGAAAGTTCTTCCTGAAAAAAGACAATCATTATTTTTCTCTGCAACTATGCCAGATAGTATTGTACAAATCTCTAACAGGATTCTTACAAACCCTAAAAAAGTAGAGGTTACTCCGGTTTCTTCAACTGCAGAAACTATTGATCAGTTTATTTATTATGTTGATAAGCGTAATAAGAAAAATTTACTGCTTAAAGTGTTAGAAGACGAAGCTATGGATTCAATTCTAATATTTACTCGTACTAAAAGAGGTGCAAACCATATTGCTGGTACTTTAAGTGATAAAGGAATAAAAGCTGAAGCAATTCACGGTAACAAATCGCAGACTGCAAGACAAAGAGCGTTATCTAACTTTAAAGACAAAAAAATTAGAGTACTTGTAGCTACTGATATTGCAGCTAGAGGAATAGATATTAGCCAATTAAAATTTGTAATCAATTTCGAGGTTTCTGATACTCCAGAAACTTATGTACATAGAATTGGTAGATCTGGGCGTGCTGGTGAAGAAGGCGTAGCTTATACATTTGCAGATGGTTCTGAACTTAAAGATGTTAAGGCTATCGAAAAATTAATTGGTAAAAGAATACCAGAAGTAAGAGATCATTCTTTTCCTATGCAAGAAAAAGAAAGTGACATTGCTAAATCTACCGCCAAGAAACAAAAACAAGGTCAAAGAGGTAAACCAAAAGGTGCTCCTAAGAAAAGTAGAAATAATTCTTCTGGTGGTGGCAATGGTAGTGGTAGTAATAATAGAAGTAAAGCAAGAAGAAGATAA
- a CDS encoding sensor histidine kinase: protein MTLLFNKQPSNYHKLSMLFYCRLLILVLLFYSNYSFGFLITADSQQVINCTEEVQIYADEAPLIINEIPYFPNLWINQSISGLSNGPFNKGKWCKLTIESSVAVDKILCFKYTLIPVFKLWIESNKKDLEIINAGTKSDFHQEENNYNFRGYSIPLSFEAGEKKEVYYFMNGEGWPTHTDIFLYESKTFNNNVHNEREVINTLRIIVLVFLTLGLIIGIFTKKKVFIYYAISFYGGLLFAESELGFFLKYIPIELEQLNYVIRHIANMVYVTFLMYFYYYISDKDQSFRKVLIWITPGIFTYTIITTLLLVYISNYIVVASIFTSIVLLSWISFGLCFYVLLKQWNKNNRLAKYTFIVFISRLFVIAIFVSLPHMGIIERSNFTDYLYYIFITYESLSYFALLINHLLKVYEEHNSLLISQKNYEKEYSQAILRGQEEERNRIGRELHDYVGGNLALVNKSDDLGDREIKEIISKTIKVVRDMSHGLISPTLNSINFKEAILDLGTRYNNGNMRVYLQFHSWPESDKSENLNHCYRITQELLTNAKKHSNATSIYLQFFGEKNSTIGRVIYEDNGIGFDMKKINEGIGLKNIKYRSNAIGGDITIESSVYGTFIRIEDINL from the coding sequence TTGACGTTATTATTCAATAAGCAACCAAGTAACTATCATAAACTATCTATGCTTTTCTATTGTCGTTTATTAATTCTTGTATTACTATTCTATTCCAATTATTCTTTTGGTTTTTTAATTACAGCTGACAGTCAGCAGGTTATAAATTGTACAGAAGAGGTGCAAATTTATGCAGATGAAGCCCCTTTAATAATTAATGAGATTCCATATTTCCCAAATTTATGGATTAACCAATCAATTAGTGGTTTATCAAACGGTCCTTTTAATAAAGGGAAGTGGTGTAAATTAACGATAGAAAGTAGTGTAGCGGTTGATAAAATTCTTTGTTTCAAATATACTCTCATTCCAGTTTTTAAATTATGGATAGAATCAAATAAAAAGGATTTAGAAATCATTAATGCGGGCACAAAATCCGACTTCCACCAAGAAGAAAATAATTATAATTTTAGAGGGTATTCTATTCCTTTGAGTTTTGAGGCTGGAGAAAAAAAAGAAGTATATTATTTTATGAATGGTGAAGGTTGGCCTACACATACTGACATATTTTTATATGAAAGTAAAACCTTCAATAACAATGTACATAATGAGCGAGAAGTAATAAATACTTTACGAATTATAGTTTTAGTTTTCCTAACCTTGGGGTTAATAATTGGCATTTTCACAAAGAAAAAAGTATTTATATATTATGCCATATCGTTTTATGGAGGATTACTTTTTGCTGAAAGTGAATTAGGTTTCTTCTTAAAATATATACCCATAGAATTAGAACAATTAAATTATGTAATTAGGCATATTGCTAACATGGTATACGTTACATTTCTAATGTATTTCTATTATTACATTTCAGATAAAGACCAAAGCTTTAGAAAAGTATTAATTTGGATAACACCAGGAATTTTTACTTATACAATTATTACAACACTGCTACTAGTATATATATCTAATTACATTGTTGTAGCTTCTATTTTTACAAGTATTGTTCTTTTATCATGGATTAGTTTTGGATTGTGCTTTTATGTATTATTAAAACAATGGAATAAAAATAATAGGCTTGCAAAATATACATTCATCGTTTTTATTTCTAGGCTTTTTGTAATTGCAATCTTTGTTTCTTTACCTCATATGGGAATAATAGAGAGGTCTAACTTTACAGATTACCTTTATTATATTTTTATTACATATGAGTCGCTGTCTTATTTTGCACTTTTAATTAATCATTTATTAAAAGTATATGAAGAACATAATTCATTATTAATATCTCAAAAAAATTACGAAAAAGAATATTCCCAAGCAATACTAAGAGGGCAAGAAGAAGAAAGAAATAGAATAGGCAGAGAATTGCATGACTATGTAGGAGGCAATCTTGCCTTAGTAAACAAATCGGATGATTTAGGAGATAGAGAAATTAAAGAAATTATTTCAAAAACGATAAAAGTAGTCCGAGATATGAGTCATGGATTGATATCTCCTACACTAAATTCTATTAATTTTAAAGAAGCTATATTGGATTTAGGAACTAGGTATAATAATGGAAATATGCGTGTGTACCTGCAGTTTCACTCATGGCCAGAAAGTGATAAATCAGAAAACTTAAACCATTGTTATAGGATAACACAAGAGTTGCTTACAAACGCTAAGAAGCATAGTAATGCAACATCAATCTATTTGCAGTTTTTTGGAGAAAAGAATTCGACTATAGGACGTGTCATATACGAAGACAACGGAATAGGTTTTGACATGAAAAAAATAAATGAAGGAATTGGCCTGAAAAACATTAAGTACCGTTCGAATGCAATTGGAGGAGACATTACAATAGAGTCTTCTGTTTATGGAACATTTATCCGGATCGAAGATATTAATTTGTGA
- a CDS encoding response regulator transcription factor, giving the protein MYSINILIVDDHILFSMGIEQLIKKHFTAEVQSISNPEEALKLPLGIFDIILIDMEMPQMKGFEFIERAQKKLIGRSTKFLIVTMHDKPSIIKKTIEQKINGYILKDDNAKEFVKAIDYLQNNGTYFSKRIKSILEFSTAENEVFLSPREEDILKLVAKGRSNADIADELFISTETVKTHNRNIKSKLNIENRADLVKYAIDNLLV; this is encoded by the coding sequence ATGTATTCTATTAATATATTAATTGTCGATGACCATATATTATTTAGTATGGGCATTGAACAACTAATAAAAAAACACTTTACCGCCGAAGTACAATCTATTTCCAATCCTGAAGAGGCATTAAAACTTCCATTAGGGATATTTGATATCATTTTAATTGATATGGAAATGCCACAGATGAAAGGTTTTGAATTTATTGAAAGGGCTCAGAAAAAACTTATAGGTAGATCTACCAAGTTTCTTATTGTAACTATGCACGATAAACCCTCTATTATTAAAAAAACAATAGAGCAGAAAATAAATGGTTACATTCTTAAAGATGATAATGCAAAAGAGTTTGTAAAGGCAATTGATTATCTACAAAATAATGGAACATATTTTTCTAAAAGAATTAAAAGTATCCTAGAATTTTCTACTGCAGAGAATGAAGTTTTTCTATCGCCAAGAGAAGAAGATATTTTAAAGCTGGTAGCCAAGGGTAGAAGTAATGCTGATATTGCCGACGAGCTTTTTATCAGTACAGAAACGGTTAAAACACACAATAGAAATATTAAATCAAAATTGAATATTGAAAATAGAGCAGATTTAGTAAAATATGCCATCGATAATTTATTAGTCTAG
- a CDS encoding GNAT family N-acetyltransferase — translation MEWNDFTINIQSELSEFDKETICKLWNKEYPMQLAFENTDALDVYLNNLESKQHILVKNYGNQIVGWFFCFEREGQTWFATIVNSFYQHQRIGSKLLALGKQNFGSLNGWVIDHDRYYKSDGKKYLSPINFYLRNGFKIDNDRLELPTLSAVKISSF, via the coding sequence ATGGAGTGGAATGATTTTACTATCAATATTCAATCTGAGCTATCTGAGTTTGACAAAGAAACTATTTGTAAACTCTGGAATAAAGAATATCCTATGCAATTGGCTTTTGAGAATACAGATGCTCTTGATGTATACCTTAACAATTTAGAAAGTAAACAACATATTTTGGTAAAAAATTATGGTAATCAAATAGTAGGTTGGTTTTTCTGTTTTGAGAGAGAAGGTCAAACTTGGTTTGCTACAATTGTAAATAGTTTTTATCAACATCAACGTATTGGCTCAAAACTTTTAGCGTTAGGGAAACAAAATTTTGGTAGCTTAAATGGTTGGGTAATTGATCATGATAGGTATTATAAATCAGATGGTAAAAAATATTTATCCCCAATAAACTTCTATTTAAGAAATGGGTTCAAAATAGATAATGATAGACTAGAACTTCCTACTTTATCAGCAGTAAAAATATCATCCTTTTAA